Part of the Pelobates fuscus isolate aPelFus1 chromosome 12, aPelFus1.pri, whole genome shotgun sequence genome, CATTTTAAGAAAAGGATCCACCTCTAATtacaattacaataatttatatatagCAAACCTAGTACACAGCACGGAATAATGGATAAACCAAGACAAAATATTAATTCTACCAAAACACGTTGATACATGAGAACAGTGGGTGAATCGGGCTCTGCCcaaactctgttttttttttttacagattacaGTGTGACAGCAAACTCCAAGCTGGTCATCGTCACAGCTGGCGCAAGGCAACAGGAAGGGGAGAGCCGTCTGAACCTGGTTCAGCGTAACGTCAACATCTTTAAATTCATCATTCCCAACATTGTCAAATACAGTCCCAACAGCATGCTGCTCGTTGTCTCCAATCCTGGTGAGTCTTTTCCCCTCGTAGCTTCAGATCATTTATTGATTGACCCATTGCACAAGGAACAAGTTAATTGAACCATCACAAGACCAAAACCAAGAACGTGTCTGGTAGAGGTCTAACTAGGCTTGATTAGTAGTTAGAGCTCCACCAGCAATATCTATAGAACTTACCGGTTCTGCCAGAGGTGGTGTTACATCTACAGCATTGGAGGGGTTAAACTCCGTATGCGCAATGTTTCAAAGCAAAACACTGCACTTACAGACTCCAGTCACCATGAGCACTTCaagatcactgaagtggtcatggtgtttgtagTCACCCTTTAACATGGAATACGAAATAAATTATTTTGATAAAGTAAGTAaacttgtgggtttttttgtccATATTTGCTGAAAGTTTTCTAACCCTTTCCATATTTTATGGGATGGTGGCAGAATCCCATCACCTCGCTCTCAGAACAAATCAGCATTCCTCTGGTGTTTTTGTAGTGCTTCGTTTAAATGAGATGTATTTTGAGTTATCTGGATTGACAATGTTTTAAATTGATATCCAGAAAACCCAGGCTCCGGTCTAGTACGTTGACCCAAAATGTGATCAGTCAGCATGTATTTCTTAGTTTCCTCTCTGACTTTATTCCacaaaatattgtatttgtttatttcctTTTAATCAGAATATCCATCCTCTTGTCTTATTCTGCTAGCCAAATAATTCTGTAAGCCCTGAGCATGACCCTACTTCCATCCGTACATGGATCGGAATGGGACACTTTTGGCAACTTTTCAGATGTTAGGATTTGTAACCTATAGAACCGTTACCTTAATTTTGACTCCTTGGATAACGTAAGGAAAGATTTGAGTTTTAGGGTAAGATTTTAGATTTTTGAGTTTAGGGTTGAGAAAGTGGCCTGTGTTAAAATTAACCCAAGGCTTTATCTGGTAGAACACATTACTCGCTACAAAAACCCTTTTCTTTATGATGGTTCCTTGTTTGGAAAGTGAAACTGCACATGGTCGTGTTAGAAATTTGTTATTATGACCAGGAGCCCTTTATCTCTATTTAGATTAATCCAATATCACTCATCTAGGATTGTCTACTGTTGTTACAGTTTCCAACTTGTTAAACTGcttttttccccccttcctccccacaGTGGATATCTTAACCTATGTGGCCTGGAAGATCAGTGGCTTCCCCAAGCATCGTGTTATTGGCAGTGGCTGCAACCTGGACTCTGCTCGTTTCCGCTACCTCATGGGAGAGAAATTGGGCATCCACTCTCTGAGCTGCCACGGCTGGGTTATTGGAGAACACGGAGACTCTAGCGGTGAGGGCAATTCTCCTGCTTCTTAACTGACCCAAAGACACATTCCTCAGGATAGTCACTAGACCTAAAGTAACACTAGACTGGGTCTAAATTTATCCGTAACACTGGCCTTTAAAAAGGTCACAAACGTAACTCAAGAAGTTCACAATCTGACCTTCCCCAGTAAAAGTCAGAGTTCATAAGAGGTTTTTGTACACCAACTGGTGCACATGCCACATTACAACTGATCATTTTGtagtaaaattttgtttttacatttttaacagcaaagttttctcttgtttttttatataagtaacatttttcttctgtaGAAATCCATACTTTCAAACCATTCAATATACCATCTGCTCTTGTCACTGCCTAGCATTCTAAAACAAATTTGTCGTGAGATTGTCAGCGTTTGTTCATAATTCGATTAACAACAGGCTTGTGTCATTCTGTTTTATCACAGCGCAGTAAATGAATTCAATAAGAGGTTTATTGCATCCAAGACAGTGCAGATCATTACATTAAATGTTGTACGTATCCTAAATCCAATTGTGGTTGATTTATGAGCAATTTATATAGACACATGTAGTTCTTCTCTGGTTCTTAAAATAATCACTTTTGGTTTTAAATCTAAGTATTAGAGAAACATAAAACCTATCTGACCACTGTTTGCATTGAATAATAGGTTATCATCCTATAAGGCAGACACTGTGAGGTTAAAGCAGAACTGACAGTTCTTCAGAATTGTCAATTCCTCATTTTGACATCCTGGTGAATTATAATAAGGGCCTCATGTGCAGAATCATTTTATGTCTCTTTGATTTTTTGTATAGGTTTGATGTTCACTGGTAGTGTATTCGAAATAAGGATTGTCTGTTATTATTTTGTTAACAGAGGGTTGATATTACCTTTTAATTGTGTTGGTATATTTCACAAACCTTTGTCTCTCTGTTATTTCGACAAGAAGTTATATAGAGGTTGAGTTGCGTATTATTGTGATTTGCTaactaaactattttttttttttgtttgtttattttttttatagtacctGTTTGGAGTGGTGTTAATGTAGCTGGTGTGTCTCTGAAAACTTTGAATCCTGAAATGGGATCAGATGCAGACAAGGAGAACTGGAAGGAGGTCCACAAACAAGTCGTAGACAGGTACTTTAGTGTTGTATTAGTTAGCCTAATCTAGAGCTCTGACAAAACTAGAACATTTCCAGAGCTGTGCAGTGTAGCTGAAACATCTAATATGGATTTCGACTTAatgaaataactttaaaaagggctGAGATGATTTGCATGACCCCGTGTTGAGTATTCACAAACTTGTTCAGTGCCAAGTCAGTTTGTCTATGGGGAGAGAAAACGTACTGCAGTCCTGCACAAAATTGATCTCACGCAAGATTGTTGCATTATAATTCGGTTAATTctcttaattaaagggacacttcactcaTCAAGCTTTTAAAGTAATTCTTTAAgcatctggagtgtccctttaaggtactgGTAAGGAAATTGCatgttttaggtcaaaatagccaaaacaaaaaatgttttgtttttttctccgaAAGATTGAAATGAAATCCAAATTGGCAAACTTAGGCAGATCTGAAAAAATACTCTCTAATGCAGTTCTACTAAAAGCTTGGCTagtttagcctgaattttgcctTGATTATCTCAGTTCTGTgtagaatttagtgaataaattactgtataaaaaATCAGCTGTGATCTTGGCATGTCATTTGTGAAACGGGTACATCCACAAAGTTTACCATTCGGTGGTGACTTGTGACCTTCACAAAGAGCTGGTGGAATGATGTTCATGCAACAAAGGCATATAAGCAAGAGTCCTACATTTATAAAGCAACTGTGTCATTGGTAGTGCTGGTTAGTGGGGGACTGGGTTTGGGAAGCTAGATTAACGGTTACATTTATTCCATGAAACTTGTATGTTTACAGTGCCTACGAGGTCATCAAACTGAAGGGTTATACATCTTGGGCTATCGGCTTATCCGTCGCAGATCTGGCCGAGACCATCGTAAAAAATCTCAGGCGTGTACATCCAATTTCTACAATGGTTAAGGTAAATTTTGTTTGTAGAAAATTGTTAATTTCATGGCAGAAAAGTACTTTTTAACGAAAAATCAGTTAGAAGCCATTTCAGATCCAATTTCTATTTTATCAAATATTTGACTAAACTCTTATCCAAAGACAGACATTActtttttaagtaatttttttctaAGGATACGTGTAAGAAGCATACTTGTTTATGTTTGTATAAACTGGATGTAGTACTTTACAATATGACGACAGGATTAAACGTCCAACAGCTATTTTATaatgtttaaagaaacactagccAAACTGTTTCATGAATTATCAATGATTTACAGGCACAGGAAACAataagtttttgtttgtttgttgtttttaagCATTGTTAAAACAAGTGCATAATGGACAACGGTGTATACACCAGTCCAGCTTCCGCGCAGTTTACGAACACCATTTACTGTATCTAAGAAAAAGTTCTTACATGAACGCAGAATCACACTATTACTAATTACACAGAGATGAAAACATTTAAGCAAACATAGTAGATATGGGAAAAATCTCCAACTGATCTGCAGCCTTTGTTTCACTCGGATATAAATTCACTAGTTTGGTCGTTAGTAAATACCCATGTGTGAAATGAAACACGACAATCTCTTCTGGTCTTTCCGTATGATATTCCTCAGTCCATGTTTTTCCGATTTCAGGGAATGTATGGTGTGAAAGAAGACGTTTTTCTCAGCGTCCCATGTGTACTGGGTAATTTGGGTATAACTGATGTGGTCAACATGACACTGATGCCTGATGAAGAGGATCGTCTAAGAAAGAGCGCAGGCACTCTCTGGGGCATTCAGAAGGAATTGCAGTTTTAAGCTGTATTGTAATATTCATGTCAGTCCATTGTCTTaaagtgtttttaaatttttaatataTGTTGCACTTTTAGGTCATATTCATTATATTgtaattatgtgtatgtgtgtacctcAGTCCAGTGAACCCTTCATTTCCGCATTGGAAGCCTCTGCTAGTGTAAGTGTACACTAATTGGATGGCTGCTCTTGTTAAGAAAAAGTTAATTTAATCATCAGAAAAATTAAATTTATTACGTATTGTGCGTTATGTGTTACCTCCAAACCATTGTCATCACAGCCTGGAAAGAACAATCTGCAAGAAGATTCTGCCTTTGGAGTGAGGCAGAAGAATTTGATATTTATCAACCTTAAAGGGACTTAGGTctgatatataataattatagatAGAGCTGGTGATTGTAATATGATATTGTTTACAGTCTTTAAATAGTGAATAGACAAATTATTAGACCTTTTGTGAATGCAAAGGGTACACACCAGGCTCTTAAAAGGGTCAACATAAATGTACAGTAGTATCTCAGGAAGGATAGGAATGTATTACTGAAATATAAATCATCAACGTAACAATCAGAATTTATCTTGTTGTCTTAGTCAGTTATGGTTGATAAAATTTCCAGTGACAACGAATGCCTGTATTTACAAATTTAGAGTGAATGTGATATTTGAAGCAAAGAGAAATGTAAAAGCAAGGCTGAGACACTATTAAATCATGATAATATTTTCTCCTATTGGTGACTTATTCCGAGGTTTCTCAATAATTTTTACGCATACCAACATATTATATAGCAATagctaatcacatttttatatactTGCTGCAATTAGGACCGTCTTTCTAAATGATGTTGCAAAGTATTATGCAAAATTGTTTCCATAGTTGAAGTCCAGTATATCCAGAAAGGGAGGGGTGTAATTATGCAACATTTATCAGGTATAGTTTGGCTCTGCCGGGGTAAAACATTAACTGTACAACAGCATGTAATGTGCAAAACACAGTATGTGACCGTGCTTGTAAGACACAGGCAGCAAAACTAATTTATTTAGACCCATTTTGCATGAGGCATGGCTTGACAACTGCAAAGCTCCAGGAGCTTACTAGGAAGAGATCTCAAATAACGTAATttacaacatatatacatatggtcATACAAGTTTATTTTCATGGTCCATGTTTCAGTTTAAGCCTCAAAGGAGGTCAATTTCCCCCTTGTAACCTTTACCACACAGTTTTTCAGATTCTTGGACAAATATCACGTCTCTGGCCCATGTGAAATGCAGGACAGGAACTGCCCAGCAGTGTGTAGCATTTATGATTCCCCCCTCTGCAAGCTGCATAGCCATTATGCGGAACTTACAATTTAAGTACTGTGGTGTTGTGGCTGTATAGTGATTAGCTTGCTTTCGATATTTACCTAAAACTACCACTGTCCAACAGATTCAAACACACCAATGACAGGTTATCTTGCCTTTGAAGAGgggaaacttaaagggacactatagtcaccagaactacatcatattgaatttgttctggtgtgttgattcaattaatctctatgaggagatgctgattggccagggctgtgtttgaatcatgctagctctgcccctgatctgcctctttgtcagtctcagccaatcccatggagaagcattgtgattggatcaggccaccacttctgatgatgtcagcagacagcttgtttttctgaggcaaacagcatgcagagttacagcttctggcttgaatacattaagattttgctatatttagggaggcataggGGGGGCTAATTGGTGgttttaatacatgtttgtgttcatgaccctatagtgatcctttataaaacatattttggTGGGTATATCACGAGGATTTGACTGGGGAAACCTTATTTAAAGAATGGTATTAAATTCTCTTGTTTGACatctaaatagaaaataaatgtaatacagGGCCAGGGTAATATTACTTTTCACAACAGATACCAGTACAGAGTTTTAAATGAAGAATAAATCAGAGGTGTCAAATATACCCATGGGGCATATCAAGTTTAGAGTTGTAGAATTACTTCAATTAAcctttaaatgcatcaatttggcaaaattaagaaaacgaattatttaaaaagagaaaatagcaAGTACTTTACCTTTTACTTATAAGCCAATGAAGCTTAAGAGAGAacagtattaaataaaataaaaattatttacatATAATGTAGTGCTTGGTATGGTGTCTTGTGCTTGAGTTGGGTAACAATGGCTTGAATGACAATCACACCACCTTGAGCAAGAcaccttattttatatatatatatatatatatatatatatatatatatatatatatatatatatatatatatatataaatacaaagtagaatggctgcactcacggaatttcttcagtttaaaatataacttttaatgaaatcgcataaaaatcgacgtttcagtccagcctgtggactttcatcaggatatgtcatcattaaaaacattgctgtatatataggcatataatcatagtaatacattaattaaacaaacatgtgtaactcaccccaggtgatgTACCAGCGTCCTCCCCATCCAAGTGCGCATGTGCACCAGTGTACACGCCCCCTTCGTGACGTAATCACGCTACGCTGCCGGCGTAGTCATGGGACCGCTGCTTAAACAAAACCCACCTCCATAGTCATGTGAGCTATCACTTACACATGTGCATCACCCCAAGTGTCAATATTATGTTGCCGGCTCGTGATCCGGTCATGTGCGCACACACGTCATTATGCCCGCCTAccaacgtgacgtcatcacgccgcGTTTATCGGCGTTGTTATGGCAACGCGGTGTCTCTAACTTCCATCACCATAGTGATGTAAACTACCACTGTTTACAACTACACATAGAGTGATCAATAAAAAAAtggatgaaatatataaaaactaaacTGCATGATGTGAAAGTGCTAAGTGAGAAAATTATCTTACTTACATATAAACCATCTAGTGCATAATGTTAAGGGCAATTGTAAATTGCTACTATAGTGCTTCCCAGCACTCCTGCATAGAAACAACGTGTCATTAAGCCTCCATTATAGAGGTCTGTGCATATGAATACTGTATGtatttaaagtgacaagtgcaaaaaaaattaaaacaattaaaacaatataaattgaTGTGCTGATATGTATACTAGATAGGATCATTATGTGTTTTCACGTTGACACTTTGATATTCACTTTTGTTtggttgttttaattttttttgcacttgtcactttaaataCATACAGTATTCATATGCACAGACCTCTATAATGGAGGCTTAATGACACGTTGTTTCTATGCAGGAGTGCTGGGAAGCACTATAGTAGCAATTTACAATTGCCCTTAACATTATGCACTAGATGGTTTATATGTAAGTAAGATAATTTTCTCACTTAGCACTTTCACATCATGCAgtttagtttttatatatttcatccaTTTTTTTATTGATCACTCTATGTGTAGTTGTAAACAGTGGTAGTTTACATCACTATGGTGATGGAAGTTAGAGACACCGCGTTGCCATAACAACGCCGATAAACgcggcgtgatgacgtcacgttggTAGGCGGGCATAATGACGTGTGTGCGCACATGACCGGATCACGAGCCGGCAACATAATATTGACACTTGGGGTGATGCACATGTGTAAGTGATAGCTCACATGACTATGGAGGTGGGTTTTGTTTAAGCAGCGGTCCCATGACTACGCCGGCAGCGTAGCGTGATTACGTCACGAAGGGGGCGTGTACACTGGTGCACATGCGCACTTGGATGGGGAGGACGCTGGTAcatcacctggggtgagttacacatgtttgtttaattaatgtattactatgattatatgcctatatatacagcaatgtttttaatgatgacatatcctgatgaaagtccacaggctggactgaaacgtcgatttttatgcgatttcattaaaagttatattttaaactgaagaaattccgtgagtgcagccattctactttgtatttggatatttggagccctggtaatgcacccggttcaTTGCAAGAACTGAAGgacagcttgagtgcaaggtattatatatgtgtttatatatatatatatatatatatatatattcgcctACATCAAATCCTcacattgtaagctcatttgaacagGACCTGGCTATTTAAATCATTCATACACCTTCAATACTAATTCTAGTCAAAGGTCTGAAATGTGTTGAGCTGTACGTCACCACTTGCATTTCGTGTGTAACTATAATATGCACACAATTAATGTTTGGATTTTTTCCACCATttgaatgatttattttaaaaatttatataaaatctCCAGAAAAAACTTCCAGTACAGGGAATTGCTAGTGGTAAACGAATAGCCCTCCCCACAACAAaagacactatttttttttagtttttttggttatttttgttTGAAAACATGGCACCTGGATGTCTAGAAAGgctgtaaaaaataatttaatgattACATTCAAACTTCAGTCAAAACAAAGCTTTGCAAGTTTATCGCTAAGAACAAGATGCTGATTTACTTTACATGATGAATAAAAAGAGAACATCACCAATGAGTACTGGATACTGTAGACGGTATAACAGCTGGGAAGCTGTAATCCTGCCAGGATGACAACACTTAAATAAGGGGTTAATTTCCCACTCTAAAAATAACCAGCCTTTCTGATGGCCGCTGGAGCTGTGGTTTGGCCCCATCTAGCATCTCTTGAGGAGATGAGACTCTATACTGTCCATGGTAGGTGGGCTGCTGACCCAGCCATTGAGCTGCGTTACAGGTCGTTTTTCAGTGAGGGGAACTATTAATGTCAAAGGACACCTGCTAGCTTTGCAAAAAGCAGTTCTTAATATACAATAAGTGCTTCCTTATATAATGGCTGATATCAACACTTATGGTGAAAGGAGGTGAATTTTTAGTTGTTCATAAACGGCCATTTAATTAACTCTTGAAGCCAGGcattcagttaaaggaccaccatagtcacccagaccactccagctcgaagtggtctgggtgccaggtcccccaggttttaacccttcagatgttaacctagcagtttcagagaaacttatgtttacattgcagggttaatccagcctctagtggctgtctttctgacagccgctagaggcgcttctgcgacgctggatgcgaaaatcgcattcagcgtacagaacgtccataggcaagtattgagaaatgctttcctatgggcgtttttaatgcacgCGCGGTTCTAGGTGCAAATGCACATTCCGTTCCACTCGGGAACTGACGTGAGAGTGGGAGGAGACGTCACCAGCGCTGTATTTTTACCCCTTTAGCCCAgcgagaggggggacctattaaccctatagtgccaggaaaacgagtttgttttcctgacactatagtattcctttaaaatccATTTGTTTTCATAATAAAGCATTACACATGTATATGAACACTTCCAAGTAAAGTCAGAGTTCTATTGACTAATGCTGTGTGGAACGTACCCACCAGTTTGCATGGAATTCACCAGAGCAGTGAGtgcagttaaaaacaaaaaaaatatcatacTGTGAGTACCTGGAATCTTTGTACAGTAACTGTATCATTGCAGGTTCTTTAGGCAGCAAAGGGTGCCTATACAGAAGGCTAAGACCAAAATGACGAAATTAAAAAGGGCAATGATTAACATTAATAGTGGCCACTTAGCACAATGGAGAGAGAGGCAGTGACACACACACgcctcattttattttatggcaGTGATAAGCTAGCCATTTCCTTCTCCCCTATTCAAATCACTACACAGGAATTGCGCATGAGCCACATTATGGTGTTTGAGAAAGAATCTGATCGCAGCTTTAATGCTGTAGTTAACACATGAAAAAGAATTAGTATCTATTTAattacacaataataaaaaattattcataTACAATGATCATGAATGCCGCTGTTTTAGGTGAAAAGTTGTGACGCTGTACAAGAAACTCACATACAAACATAAACATGATAGATTTGCTACTGTTCTAAGCAAATAAGTCAAAATACAGTATCTCCTGTTTATCAGGAAATAAGGGGGaggaaatgaaaaaagaaaaaatgtatatatatatatatatatatatatatatatatatatatctctcattttttttgttgttgcggaGATCGTGCCTTTACATATTTAACTGGCCATCCACATATTATAGTACAAATATCTAACCTAATTGATGTGAAGGATAAGCGACAAACATGAATAGAAATTCGCTACCTGCAGCACTGGTGTGCAGTCCCATAGTAGCCCTATGTCCTTTGTACAAGAGTCGAATACATTTTTAATGTAGATTGCAACTGCTGGTGCAGTTAATATgatcagtcactcagacagtgtttTCAAAGCACAAAATAAGACAAAACAAGCCTTTTTTGTTGTGCGAACACAGAAAGCATATGTATAGAGCAAGAGAGGAATTTCAGATTCTTAGCTCCTTCCCATATGTGGTATTGCTTAGCCAGTTATAAAGATGATTCCTACTTTAATTTACAAATGAGACTGCACAGCAGCGATGTCATAAAATCATGTAAAATAGCTTTTCTTCTCTTGAGCTATGCATGTGCCTTCTGTTCAGACACTGTTCGAGGTGATGCCAGGTTAACGGGCAAGTAAGCGCAGTACAATTTACGGACTCTGGTTCTCGTCGGAGAGAAGATGCgcttaaagaaaacacaaaaaagtgCGTCAAACCATCACAGATTCCTCCCCAACAGAAACCTATTCAACGGTTTCTTTTAACAATAAGAATAACTTAACCGAGATTTCTAATGATTTTTAAAGAAATTAGAAGAGATCATAAAACATGagagctacaaaaaaaaaaaaaaaaaagaacattgatGTCCAGCGTTAATACAGATCACTCAGTCCCGCCGTCTTCCGGGCTTTCTGCATGAGCGCTCTGAGCTGGAACTGCTTGCGAGACAAGAGACGGACGTGCTGTGAAACAAAAGAGGCAAATTTTCTGTAAAAATAATACTTGACCCCAAGTCACCCTGTCATAATGTGGAGATTATGTGACCATGAAAACCTATTGTCAATCTTTCAGAACACTGAGATTATAAAATGATTGAAAAAGCTAGCATCATGCATCAAGCTATCAGTGAGGTGTAAATTGCTGATGTAGAGCACAAGGAATTCACGGGAAGCTTCATCATAATTGGATAGATGTAGGTTAGATACATGTCACAGTCATTGGAGTAATTTAAAATGACTGATGCGTGCAGCGGTAATTAGGGTAGTATTGCAATAAGAGAAGGAGAATAAGAGAATTGCAGGTTTGCCATGCCTACACTACACTTCTCAACTTCCTGAAACCACATTGAAGGCATTTAAAGGGCTGGCCAGGCCTGCTTTCATTGAGATGGTTAATAGCCATATCTCGGCTGGTTAATGAATGACGTACCTTTAGGAAGACGTCCAAGTCTATCACGCCACGCCTGAGTGCTTCTCCCAGATAAAAGATGGTGTCTTCGATAGCGTTCTCTTCAGCGTAGAGGTTTAAGATCTGCTTGTACAGTGGGGCTGTGGGGACAATAACCTCATCAATGTCTCTGTATTCCGACTGGCTTTCCATCTTTTCCACTACAGCGCCAAGCTCTTCGTCTTTCTTGCGCAATGTTTCAATGTTTTTGTCCACTTCAGTCTGAATGgaatatacaattaaaaaaaataatatgagagTTAAACATCAAATCATATATAGTAAATGAAATTGTCCATTTATGATACATAAATCAAGATAACCATCTTTtcctaaaaacacacacagcttACACAATACTGTGTTCATTCAATCTAATTTCACGTGTCCTGGTAAAGCATATTTAAGTAACACAAAGTTATCCAAAAAGTCTTCCGAGTGACCCTATCAAGCCAAGGATCGACATCCTCCCCTCCACTGTGACAGCTTTGATATTAAAGAACTTGGCATTTGTgatattaagtaaaaaaaaataaaaaaaaagaaagaaaaaaaagaaaagaaaagaagactcTGCCTGTCTCCAGGGAATAGAAATGGTGTGCCTTTATCAGGATTCACGTCTGATTCCAATCCTTACTATATTTGTAATGCCAGATAGAAATTGTATGCATTTATAAAATTTTATTGCAAAAGCCAAACCAGGCTTCCATATACACAGTCTTAAGTGAACCAAGGGCCAGCACCAAGCCACTAAATATAGTTAGCAATCAAAGAAGAAAGGTTCAGGCACCCAAGGTTTTAAACAGGCAAATTTATAGGACCAGATGTTCAGCAACAACGTTTCGACCAAATaatgtctttttcaagcttgaaaaataccTTCTTTGGTAGAAACGTTGCTG contains:
- the LOC134578894 gene encoding L-lactate dehydrogenase A chain translates to MASMKEKLIHNVVAEQSLPQNKITIVGVGAVGMACAISILQKDLADEVALVDVIEDKLKGEMMDLQHGSLFLRTPKIVSGKDYSVTANSKLVIVTAGARQQEGESRLNLVQRNVNIFKFIIPNIVKYSPNSMLLVVSNPVDILTYVAWKISGFPKHRVIGSGCNLDSARFRYLMGEKLGIHSLSCHGWVIGEHGDSSVPVWSGVNVAGVSLKTLNPEMGSDADKENWKEVHKQVVDSAYEVIKLKGYTSWAIGLSVADLAETIVKNLRRVHPISTMVKGMYGVKEDVFLSVPCVLGNLGITDVVNMTLMPDEEDRLRKSAGTLWGIQKELQF